A single Triticum dicoccoides isolate Atlit2015 ecotype Zavitan chromosome 2A, WEW_v2.0, whole genome shotgun sequence DNA region contains:
- the LOC119353821 gene encoding uncharacterized protein LOC119353821: MQMNDSNFRSLFDDHINSLLVTTKTFRRWYCESCRDKLEPLYNNTSTPARMLNGFARGQHDVPKELSQEKGSEECRSPSYNIESMKVDRVVNDSYESTPINQKNGAAKCHSPVFKTYKRRKNTKVHEVINNSSFVEYQDTSGMASTFAHALPSSSSYKSEKAAQISIEPRNQSALNLIQVNGSRSILETKAGNMFDPRMSGPSTGYYTSDHMQGRHLHGSVDLWKHTCFTQCEASTGNMPSRCLLPNSYHLHDQYDVENFIWYRDSNIINESCAPTMDISAKYQHPHCPSKPFRPVPRIGVLSPMLQKEVTTYSESCGTQSGYRLGMSEEEMPCQMYRGENSASSSQKFRATYNPQHLGHVNSVGIPKLLPERENSHSSKGKSKMVYSSDKSAQQDICAQALSLSGVATNAATRGRS; this comes from the exons ATGCAGATGAATGACTCAAATTTCCGTTCACTATTTGATGACCACATCAATTCATTGCTAGTTACTACAAAAACATTTCGACGATGGTATTGCGAAAGCTGCAGGGATAAATTGGAACCATTATATAATAATACCAGCACACCAGCTAGAATGTTGAATGGATTTGCACGAGGACAACATGACGTCCCCAAGGAATTATCGCAAGAGAAGGGTTCTGAGGAATGTCGTTCACCTTCCTACAATATAGAATCCATGAAAGTAGATCGAGTTGTAAATG ATTCATATGAGTCAACACCGATTAATCAGAAGAACGGTGCTGCAAAATGTCATTCACCAGTGTTCAAAACCTACAAGAGAAGGAAGAACACCAAAGTGCACGAAGTTATAAATAATAGTTCTTTTGTGGAATATCAAGATACCTCTGGCATGGCTTCAACTTTTGCCCATGCATTACCGTCTTCGAGCAGTTATAAGTCGGAAAAGGCAGCACAAATAAGTATTGAACCCCGGAACCAGAGTGCATTAAATCTGATCCAGGTAAATGGTTCCCGATCCATATTAGAAACAAAGGCAGGAAATATGTTTGATCCAAGAATGTCAGGACCTTCGACGGGTTACTATACAAGTGACCATATGCAGGGAAGACATCTTCATGGATCAGTAGACTTGTGGAAGCACACATGCTTCACACAATGTGAAGCGTCTACAGGGAACATGCCAAGCCGTTGTCTACTTCCTAATTCATACCATTTGCATGATCAGTATGATGTAGAAAATTTCATATGGTACAGAGACAGCAACATCATCAATGAAAGTTGTGCACCGACCATGGATATTTCTGCAAAGTATCAACATCCACATTGTCCCAGTAAACCATTTCGCCCTGTTCCTAGGATTGGTGTGCTCAGTCCCATGTTGCAGAAAGAAGTCACAACATATTCAGAGAGCTGCGGAACACAGTCTGGCTACCGACTAGGCATGTCTGAGGAGGAAATGCCTTGCCAGATGTACAGAGGGGAAAACTCGGCATCAAGCTCACAAAAATTCCGGGCAACGTACAACCCCCAACATTTGGGTCATGTCAACTCTGTTGGAATACCAAAACTTCTGCCGGAGAGGGAGAATTCACATTCAAGCAAAGGCAAAAGCAAAATGGTATATTCTTCGGACAAATCTGCACAACAGGATATATGT GCTCAGGCTCTGTCTCTCTCTGGTGTGGCCACAAATGCTGCAACTCGTGGAAGGAGTTGA